A window of the Entelurus aequoreus isolate RoL-2023_Sb linkage group LG28, RoL_Eaeq_v1.1, whole genome shotgun sequence genome harbors these coding sequences:
- the LOC133644914 gene encoding matrin-3-like isoform X1, translated as MSQRSQMDGAQQGFAAGRGLLAAAETLNFGMNQMAGGNSGGGGGMEGQESSSRMSRGGGGQLGSTMKLFASLGLSPSDLDALAQIPEEDISVETLPKILMQLKNRKGDMGRGASAMSSNESYRGGGWDNEGRMGGTSLNQGSGLSDFGFTSRQEVSLSRGLGFNYGGPGLGDGGRGRYSSELSHQDSYGNMQGASMSQSAFLQRRSGSPSQGKVQDFLGVLPPMFPHVCSLCDFDVHSTMEWNQHTNGLRHTENRRLLLNIYPEWDPNVASGRSNLMESTNMSAGLLGPPPSGPGSAAGTMSSWGSGMGSGRGYGMSGNQSGHQSGPIVVRSRVVVVNYNRKPLSNKTLFAFTEPFGRLQEHLVLNHKAFLEMERHEDAQDMVNYYQRNPATLYGKTLNFYLSKSLMVIEKNKRTSDRTGDGQSWEGKVEGSKVVFVSNLPREKEERDELLTIAARFGTVEKHLFLTNQAFIQLGTSEDAEMMVKYYTVNPLTIRGRPVGVYMCTKYKTLKLSRRSESAAGNGSWGGASRNTSQSPSRSRDEDSRAQSSPEDEDEEDKEGEEVSGVVESEEEHTSEADAKEAEPEETEDRVQEKGPDDKDDVTAETLADVGGATVQAEGGEESEKQKTEPDPGPGSPVEHEPEQDDDFLENMDEFVTLDELADDEEQLAGNEGPQSEGIDTSRRGGMRVVNVVGFRRGYNFLNELLGLAKPFGKLVRHLVLDRKPEAYLQFATEQEALAMVKFYNSNVSASVCGRPVRVNHSMTYPTIKMQVSPSSRTPTLLAVDRPDFPFSQRNASRVVYVGQLPNGKYSDKDIFQLAEPFGKVRKFFLNRFKRECFLEMERAEDACEMAEAYTSNQPKLNDRRLLVYVSRKYTHLKHGHPCPSKRDMSSSPSRSAKHPEEEPPVKKARKQEEEAAVKEDVEPLKQQEEEAVKNDEPMNPQEEEAVKDVEPMNPQEEETVKDVEPMKQQEEEAVKDVKQEEEVVRDFEPMKEEEEVVKDDEQMKELEVEVRADDEPMTPQEEISVTDKKEQLEAQDDEALVEEKEHMKPQEAAAVKDEEEQIKPPAEQEETRPLDVEEKEVDITQKVPDVPHQNQKLTEGEEVAIENSASQTAPPAEANPHAASLPLPPFDANRPIGVEQVKMGYYCRVCLLFYSNEETAKNTHCRSRAHYYKLQKHLEKEKSKQEKKGAKTSA; from the exons CAGATGGCGGGTGGGAATTCTGGGGGGGGCGGTGGAATGGAGGGCCAGGAGAGCAGCTCCCGCATGTCCCGGGGTGGTGGCGGCCAACTTGGCAGCACCATGAAGCTTTTCGCCAGCTTGGGGCTGTCGCCCTCAGATCTGGATGCTCTGGCCCAGATTCCCGAGGAGGACATCAGTGTGGAGACCCTGCCGAAAATCCTCATGCAGCTCAAGAACCGCAAAGGGGACATGGGGCGGGGAGCATCCGCCATGTCCTCAAATGAGTCCTACAGAGGCGGCGGCTGGGACAATGAGGGCAGGATGGGCGGGACATCTTTGAATCAGGGGTCTGGCCTGTCAGATTTTGGTTTCACTTCCCGGCAGGAGGTCTCCCTCAGCCGCGGGCTAGGCTTTAATTACGGCGGTCCCGGCCTGGGAGATGGCGGCAGAGGGAGGTACTCCTCCGAGCTCTCGCACCAGGACTCCTACGGCAACATGCAGGGGGCGTCTATGTCCCAGTCTGCCTTTTTGCAGAGGAGGAGTGGCTCCCCGTCACAAGGAAAAGTTCAAGACTTCTTGGGAGTCCTGCCCCCCATGTTTCCTCACGTGTGCTCTCTTTGCGACTTTGACGTGCATTCCACCATG gagTGGAACCAGCATACAAATGGCCTGCGACACACGGAGAACAGGCGTTTGCTGCTCAACAT ATATCCTGAGTGGGACCCAAATGTGGCTTCAGGtcgaag CAACCTCATGGAGTCCACCAACATGTCAGCAGGGTTGCTCGGACCGCCCCCTTCAGGGCCTGGATCGGCAGCCGGGACGATGTCCAGTTGGG GATCGGGAATGGGATCAGGAAGGGGTTACGGAATGTCCGGGAACCAGTCAGGACACCAATCTGGACCAATCGTG GTGAGGAGCAGGGTCGTGGTGGTCAATTATAACAGGAAGCCCCTCAGCAACAAGACTTTGTTTGCCTTCACGGAACCTTTCGGGCGTCTGCAGGAGCACCTGGTCCTCAATCACAAG GCCTTCTTAGAGATGGAGCGTCACGAGGACGCGCAGGACATGGTCAACTACTACCAGCGGAACCCAGCTACACTCTACGGGAAGACTCTCAACTTCTACCTGTCCAAATCGCTTATGGTCATTGAG AAAAACAAGCGAACGTCAGACAGGACGGGCGACGGGCAGTCCTGGGAGGGCAAGGTTGAAGGCAGTAAGGTGGTGTTCGTCTCCAACCTGCCCAGAGAAAAAGAGGAGAGGGACGAGCTGCTGACCATCGCCGCTCGCTTCGGCACGGTCGAGAAACACCTCTTCTTGACCAACCAG GCGTTTATCCAATTGGGGACGTCAGAGGATGCGGAGATGATGGTGAAGTACTACACCGTCAACCCCCTCACCATCCGAGGACGACCAGTCGGAGTCTACATGTGCACCAAGTACAAGACCCTCAA ACTCAGCCGCAGATCGGAAAGTGCTGCAGGGAATGGTAGCTGGGGCGGAGCATCAAGAAACACGTCTCAGTCTCCTTCCAGGAGCAGAGATGAAGACAGCAGAGCCCAATCTTCTCcggaagatgaagatgaagaggACAAGGAAGGGGAGGAAGTGTCTGGAGTTGTGGAATCGGAGGAGGAGCATACAAGTGAGGCAGATGCAAAGGAGGCGGAGCCCGAGGAAACTGAAGACCGTGTTCAGGAGAAG GGTCCTGATGATAAAGATGATGTCACGGCGGAGACTTTGGCAGATGTGGGTGGTGCTACCGTGCAGGCTGAGGGTGGGGAGGAGTCGGAGAAGCAGAAAACAGAACCAGATCCAGGACCAGGAAGTCCTGTGGAACATGAGCCTGAGCAG GATGACGACTTCCTGGAGAACATGGACGAGTTTGTGACGCTGGACGAACTCGCTGATGATGAAGAGCAACTGGCCGGAAACGAAGGACCGCAGTCTGAGGGCATCG ACACGTCGAGGAGAGGG GGGATGAGGGTGGTCAACGTGGTGGGTTTCAGACGAGGATACAACTTCCTGAATGAGTTGTTGGGACTGGCCAAACCTTTTGGGAAGTTGGTGAGGCATCTGGTCTTGGACCGGAAACCCGAG GCCTACCTTCAGTTCGCCACAGAACAAGAAGCGCTGGCGATGGTCAAGTTCTACAACAGTAACGTTTCTGCGTCCGTGTGCGGGCGCCCGGTGAGGGTCAACCACTCCATGACGTACCCGACCATCAAGATGCAGGTCAGCCCCTCTTCTCGAACGCCAACCTTGTTGGCGGTGGACCGACCTGACTTCCCGTTCTCACAGCGCAACGCCAGCCGGGTGGTGTACGTGGGTCAGCTGCCCAACGGCAAATATTCCGACAAGGACATCTTCCAACTGGCTGAGCCCTTCGGCAAAGTCCGAAAGTTTTTCCTTAACCGGTTCAAGAGAGAG TGTTTCCTGGAGATGGAGAGGGCGGAGGACGCGTGTGAGATGGCAGAAGCTTACACATCCAACCAACCAAAGCTGAATGACAGACGACTGCTGGTGTACGTGAGCAGGAAGTACACGCACCTCAAACATGG ACATCCATGTCCCAGCAAGAGGGATATGAGTAGCTCGCCTTCGAGGTCAGCCAAACATCCCGAAGAAGAACCTCCAGTCAAGAAAGCCAGGAAACAGGAAGAGGAGGCGGCGGTCAAGGAGGATGTTGAGCCATTGAAACAGCAAGAGGAGGAGGCGGTCAAGAATGATGAGCCAATGAATCCTCAAGAGGAGGAGGCGGTCAAGGACGTTGAGCCAATGAACCCTCAAGAGGAGGAGACGGTCAAGGACGTTGAGCCAATGAAACAGCAAGAGGAGGAGGCGGTCAAGGACGTTAAGCAAGAGGAGGAGGTGGTCAGGGACTTCGAGCCAatgaaagaggaggaggaggtggtcaaGGACGATGAACAAATGAAAGAGCTAGAGGTGGAGGTCAGGGCGGATGATGAGCCAATGACACCTCAAGAGGAGATATCCGTCACAGACAAAAAAGAGCAACTGGAAGCCCAGGATGACGAGGCACTCGTGGAGGAAAAGGAGCACATGAAACCTCAAGAGGCGGCGGCAGTCAAGGATGAAGAGGAGCAAATAAAACCTCCGGCAGAGCAGGAGGAAACGAGACCTCTGGATGTAGAGGAGAAAGAAGTCGACATCACACAGAAGGTTCCGGATGTTCCACACCAGAACCAGAAA CTGACCGAGGGGGAAGAGGTCGCCATAGAGAATTCTGCCAGCCAGACCGCCCCGCCAGCTGAAGCCAACCCGCACGCCGCGTCTCTACCACTGCCGCCGTTTGACGCCAACAGACCAATCG GGGTGGAACAGGTGAAGATGGGCTACTACTGCCGCGTCTGTCTCCTCTTCTACTCCAACGAGGAGACGGCCAAGAATACGCACTGCCGCAGCCGGGCGCACTACTACAAGCTTCAG AAACATCTGGAGAAGGAAAAAAGCAAGCAGGAGAAGAAAGGAGCCAAGACGTCTGCGTGA
- the LOC133644914 gene encoding matrin-3-like isoform X2 — protein sequence MSQRSQMDGAQQGFAAGRGLLAAAETLNFGMNQMAGGNSGGGGGMEGQESSSRMSRGGGGQLGSTMKLFASLGLSPSDLDALAQIPEEDISVETLPKILMQLKNRKGDMGRGASAMSSNESYRGGGWDNEGRMGGTSLNQGSGLSDFGFTSRQEVSLSRGLGFNYGGPGLGDGGRGRYSSELSHQDSYGNMQGASMSQSAFLQRRSGSPSQGKVQDFLGVLPPMFPHVCSLCDFDVHSTMEWNQHTNGLRHTENRRLLLNIYPEWDPNVASGRSNLMESTNMSAGLLGPPPSGPGSAAGTMSSWGSGMGSGRGYGMSGNQSGHQSGPIVVRSRVVVVNYNRKPLSNKTLFAFTEPFGRLQEHLVLNHKAFLEMERHEDAQDMVNYYQRNPATLYGKTLNFYLSKSLMVIEKNKRTSDRTGDGQSWEGKVEGSKVVFVSNLPREKEERDELLTIAARFGTVEKHLFLTNQAFIQLGTSEDAEMMVKYYTVNPLTIRGRPVGVYMCTKYKTLKLSRRSESAAGNGSWGGASRNTSQSPSRSRDEDSRAQSSPEDEDEEDKEGEEVSGVVESEEEHTSEADAKEAEPEETEDRVQEKGPDDKDDVTAETLADVGGATVQAEGGEESEKQKTEPDPGPGSPVEHEPEQDDDFLENMDEFVTLDELADDEEQLAGNEGPQSEGIDTSRRGGMRVVNVVGFRRGYNFLNELLGLAKPFGKLVRHLVLDRKPEAYLQFATEQEALAMVKFYNSNVSASVCGRPVRVNHSMTYPTIKMQRNASRVVYVGQLPNGKYSDKDIFQLAEPFGKVRKFFLNRFKRECFLEMERAEDACEMAEAYTSNQPKLNDRRLLVYVSRKYTHLKHGHPCPSKRDMSSSPSRSAKHPEEEPPVKKARKQEEEAAVKEDVEPLKQQEEEAVKNDEPMNPQEEEAVKDVEPMNPQEEETVKDVEPMKQQEEEAVKDVKQEEEVVRDFEPMKEEEEVVKDDEQMKELEVEVRADDEPMTPQEEISVTDKKEQLEAQDDEALVEEKEHMKPQEAAAVKDEEEQIKPPAEQEETRPLDVEEKEVDITQKVPDVPHQNQKLTEGEEVAIENSASQTAPPAEANPHAASLPLPPFDANRPIGVEQVKMGYYCRVCLLFYSNEETAKNTHCRSRAHYYKLQKHLEKEKSKQEKKGAKTSA from the exons CAGATGGCGGGTGGGAATTCTGGGGGGGGCGGTGGAATGGAGGGCCAGGAGAGCAGCTCCCGCATGTCCCGGGGTGGTGGCGGCCAACTTGGCAGCACCATGAAGCTTTTCGCCAGCTTGGGGCTGTCGCCCTCAGATCTGGATGCTCTGGCCCAGATTCCCGAGGAGGACATCAGTGTGGAGACCCTGCCGAAAATCCTCATGCAGCTCAAGAACCGCAAAGGGGACATGGGGCGGGGAGCATCCGCCATGTCCTCAAATGAGTCCTACAGAGGCGGCGGCTGGGACAATGAGGGCAGGATGGGCGGGACATCTTTGAATCAGGGGTCTGGCCTGTCAGATTTTGGTTTCACTTCCCGGCAGGAGGTCTCCCTCAGCCGCGGGCTAGGCTTTAATTACGGCGGTCCCGGCCTGGGAGATGGCGGCAGAGGGAGGTACTCCTCCGAGCTCTCGCACCAGGACTCCTACGGCAACATGCAGGGGGCGTCTATGTCCCAGTCTGCCTTTTTGCAGAGGAGGAGTGGCTCCCCGTCACAAGGAAAAGTTCAAGACTTCTTGGGAGTCCTGCCCCCCATGTTTCCTCACGTGTGCTCTCTTTGCGACTTTGACGTGCATTCCACCATG gagTGGAACCAGCATACAAATGGCCTGCGACACACGGAGAACAGGCGTTTGCTGCTCAACAT ATATCCTGAGTGGGACCCAAATGTGGCTTCAGGtcgaag CAACCTCATGGAGTCCACCAACATGTCAGCAGGGTTGCTCGGACCGCCCCCTTCAGGGCCTGGATCGGCAGCCGGGACGATGTCCAGTTGGG GATCGGGAATGGGATCAGGAAGGGGTTACGGAATGTCCGGGAACCAGTCAGGACACCAATCTGGACCAATCGTG GTGAGGAGCAGGGTCGTGGTGGTCAATTATAACAGGAAGCCCCTCAGCAACAAGACTTTGTTTGCCTTCACGGAACCTTTCGGGCGTCTGCAGGAGCACCTGGTCCTCAATCACAAG GCCTTCTTAGAGATGGAGCGTCACGAGGACGCGCAGGACATGGTCAACTACTACCAGCGGAACCCAGCTACACTCTACGGGAAGACTCTCAACTTCTACCTGTCCAAATCGCTTATGGTCATTGAG AAAAACAAGCGAACGTCAGACAGGACGGGCGACGGGCAGTCCTGGGAGGGCAAGGTTGAAGGCAGTAAGGTGGTGTTCGTCTCCAACCTGCCCAGAGAAAAAGAGGAGAGGGACGAGCTGCTGACCATCGCCGCTCGCTTCGGCACGGTCGAGAAACACCTCTTCTTGACCAACCAG GCGTTTATCCAATTGGGGACGTCAGAGGATGCGGAGATGATGGTGAAGTACTACACCGTCAACCCCCTCACCATCCGAGGACGACCAGTCGGAGTCTACATGTGCACCAAGTACAAGACCCTCAA ACTCAGCCGCAGATCGGAAAGTGCTGCAGGGAATGGTAGCTGGGGCGGAGCATCAAGAAACACGTCTCAGTCTCCTTCCAGGAGCAGAGATGAAGACAGCAGAGCCCAATCTTCTCcggaagatgaagatgaagaggACAAGGAAGGGGAGGAAGTGTCTGGAGTTGTGGAATCGGAGGAGGAGCATACAAGTGAGGCAGATGCAAAGGAGGCGGAGCCCGAGGAAACTGAAGACCGTGTTCAGGAGAAG GGTCCTGATGATAAAGATGATGTCACGGCGGAGACTTTGGCAGATGTGGGTGGTGCTACCGTGCAGGCTGAGGGTGGGGAGGAGTCGGAGAAGCAGAAAACAGAACCAGATCCAGGACCAGGAAGTCCTGTGGAACATGAGCCTGAGCAG GATGACGACTTCCTGGAGAACATGGACGAGTTTGTGACGCTGGACGAACTCGCTGATGATGAAGAGCAACTGGCCGGAAACGAAGGACCGCAGTCTGAGGGCATCG ACACGTCGAGGAGAGGG GGGATGAGGGTGGTCAACGTGGTGGGTTTCAGACGAGGATACAACTTCCTGAATGAGTTGTTGGGACTGGCCAAACCTTTTGGGAAGTTGGTGAGGCATCTGGTCTTGGACCGGAAACCCGAG GCCTACCTTCAGTTCGCCACAGAACAAGAAGCGCTGGCGATGGTCAAGTTCTACAACAGTAACGTTTCTGCGTCCGTGTGCGGGCGCCCGGTGAGGGTCAACCACTCCATGACGTACCCGACCATCAAGATGCAG CGCAACGCCAGCCGGGTGGTGTACGTGGGTCAGCTGCCCAACGGCAAATATTCCGACAAGGACATCTTCCAACTGGCTGAGCCCTTCGGCAAAGTCCGAAAGTTTTTCCTTAACCGGTTCAAGAGAGAG TGTTTCCTGGAGATGGAGAGGGCGGAGGACGCGTGTGAGATGGCAGAAGCTTACACATCCAACCAACCAAAGCTGAATGACAGACGACTGCTGGTGTACGTGAGCAGGAAGTACACGCACCTCAAACATGG ACATCCATGTCCCAGCAAGAGGGATATGAGTAGCTCGCCTTCGAGGTCAGCCAAACATCCCGAAGAAGAACCTCCAGTCAAGAAAGCCAGGAAACAGGAAGAGGAGGCGGCGGTCAAGGAGGATGTTGAGCCATTGAAACAGCAAGAGGAGGAGGCGGTCAAGAATGATGAGCCAATGAATCCTCAAGAGGAGGAGGCGGTCAAGGACGTTGAGCCAATGAACCCTCAAGAGGAGGAGACGGTCAAGGACGTTGAGCCAATGAAACAGCAAGAGGAGGAGGCGGTCAAGGACGTTAAGCAAGAGGAGGAGGTGGTCAGGGACTTCGAGCCAatgaaagaggaggaggaggtggtcaaGGACGATGAACAAATGAAAGAGCTAGAGGTGGAGGTCAGGGCGGATGATGAGCCAATGACACCTCAAGAGGAGATATCCGTCACAGACAAAAAAGAGCAACTGGAAGCCCAGGATGACGAGGCACTCGTGGAGGAAAAGGAGCACATGAAACCTCAAGAGGCGGCGGCAGTCAAGGATGAAGAGGAGCAAATAAAACCTCCGGCAGAGCAGGAGGAAACGAGACCTCTGGATGTAGAGGAGAAAGAAGTCGACATCACACAGAAGGTTCCGGATGTTCCACACCAGAACCAGAAA CTGACCGAGGGGGAAGAGGTCGCCATAGAGAATTCTGCCAGCCAGACCGCCCCGCCAGCTGAAGCCAACCCGCACGCCGCGTCTCTACCACTGCCGCCGTTTGACGCCAACAGACCAATCG GGGTGGAACAGGTGAAGATGGGCTACTACTGCCGCGTCTGTCTCCTCTTCTACTCCAACGAGGAGACGGCCAAGAATACGCACTGCCGCAGCCGGGCGCACTACTACAAGCTTCAG AAACATCTGGAGAAGGAAAAAAGCAAGCAGGAGAAGAAAGGAGCCAAGACGTCTGCGTGA